From Leishmania braziliensis MHOM/BR/75/M2904 complete genome, chromosome 22, a single genomic window includes:
- a CDS encoding i/6 autoantigen-like protein gives MLISPEDAFKKRQVTREDGVEVLPRHMITVAALEAGYCLTSPTIDEAVAKTTYPGQMTAHEFSDFCDRNTSSFISAQEMAKYVVVAAPSGVLTRGSLEEMMNKLKSKEDGLLDEEVEALFTTLDTHNKGAITTAALMRALYGKEGGCCLAERRRLDAEESKRRQEEAANAEKAEKVISQRPRSEPKPQKEVVKSNKESSTRRRKEKKVFACC, from the coding sequence ATGCTGATCTCTCCAGAGGATGCTTTCAAGAAGCGCCAGGTCACCCGAGAGGATGGGGTAGAGGTGTTACCTCGTCACATGATCACGGTGGCCGCTCTTGAGGCTGGCTACTGCCTGACGTCGCCTACGATTGACGAGGCTGTTGCCAAGACCACATATCCTGGGCAGATGACTGCCCACGAGTTTTCCGACTTCTGCGACCGTAACACATCATCCTTCATATCGGCTCAGGAGATGGCAAAGTATGtcgttgtggcggccccgTCTGGTGTTCTCACGCGCGGTTCCCTGGAGGAGATGATGAACAAGCTAAAGTCGAAGGAAGATGGCCTCctcgacgaggaggtggaggctcTCTTTACCACCCTAGACACTCATAACAAAGGGGCTATCACCACCGCGGCCTTAATGCGGGCTCTTTACGGCAAGGAGGGTGGGTGCTGCCTTGCGGAGCGCCGCAGGCTGGACGCAGAGGAGTCCAAGCGTCgccaggaggaggccgccaaTGCGGAGAAAGCGGAGAAAGTGATTTCGCAGAGGCCGAGGTCGGAGCCGAAGCCGCAGAAGGAGGTGGTTAAGTCAAATAAAGAGTCCAGTacacggaggaggaaagagaagaaggtTTTTGCGTGCTGCTAA